The DNA segment CCAAGGACCTTATAATCCATTAGAAACCCAAAGTGAAGAGCTCTTTAAGTATGCCCGGGCTAAAGGGGTAGGAACAATTGTAATGAAACCCTTTGCCGGCGGAGCTTTAACTAGTCCCTCGGGATGTATCAAGTATATTTTAAGTAAAGTTTTTGTCGATGTGGTTATTCCAGGGATGGAAAGTGTAGAACAAGTAGAGGAAAATTTCCGTGCTAGCTTAGACTTAAAGATGACTGAAGAAGAAAAGCAAGGAATCTTAAGGGATATCGAGGAATTGAAAAATAACTTTTGCCGTAGATGTGATTATTGTCAACCTTGCCCCCAAGGAATTAAAATATCTACTGTATTTATCCTCCATGGATATTTATCTAGATATGGATTAAAGGACTGGGCTACAGCAAGGTATCAATCTCTACCTGTTCTTGCCAATAGGTGTTCCCAATGTGGTATTTGTGAAAATAGATGCCCTTATGAACTGCCTATCAGAGAAATGTTACAAAAATCCCATAGTGATTTTCAAAGGTGAGTATCCTTAATTTTGGGTACTCACCTTATTTATACCAAAAAAATACAGCCCTTTAGGCTGTTTTAAAAAATATATCCGTAATACCCTTTACCTTTTCCCCATTTCAATTATTATAGACGAAAGAATTGGTAAAAGGTTTCATTTTTTTCTAATTTCTAAAAAAAATTTTATCTCCTTCTATCTTCTCAATAATAGCTAAAGATTTTAAATTGTAACCCTTCTCCCTGAGAAGTTCTCCCCCCTTTTGAAAACCTTTTTCTACAGCTATACCGATACCTACAACTTCACCTTCACCTTGTTCAACAATATCAATCAGTCCTAAAACCGCTGAGCCCATAGCTAAGAAATCGTCAACTATAATAACCCTATCTCCTTTTTGAATAAATTCCTTTGAAACTACTATAGAATTTGTTTCTTTTTTTGTGTATGAGTAAATATTACTGGAATAACATTCTCCTGATAATGTAACAGGTTTTTTCTTTTTAGCAAAAACAACTGGTAGACCTGTTTTAATTCCCATAACCATTGCTATAGCTATTCCCGATGCTTCAATTGTTAAAATTTTCGTGGGGTTATACTTAGAAAATTCTCCAATAAACTCATCGGCTATTTTTTCGATAATTTTGGGCTGAAGCTGATGATTTAAAAAAGAATCTACTTTTACAATATCTTTAGAAACTATTTTACCGTATTTCTGAATTTGCTGCTGTAAAAATTCCATCTCCTACTCACTCCTAATATCAATATTTGTTAATCCTCTTTTCAAAAGTAACTCCTTTATATCTTCAAGCAACTTAATGGTAGCTCCTGATAAATCTTTATATTTTCCCTTTACACCATATTTTCTAAAGGGTATTAAAACTAAAGGTAAGTCTTTTGCTATTTCCTTTATTCTCTGGGCTAAAACTTCAATTTCTTCTCCATCATTTACTGTAGGTACTACTACGTACCTTAGTTGATATAACTTCCCCTTTTCATAAACAGTTTTAATATTTTCTAATACCCTTTTATTATCTTTACCAGTAATTTGTTGATGGATAGCAGAACTTGCCCCTTTTAAATCTAACATGAAGCCATCGGTAACTGGTAGTAACCCAAAAAGGGCTTCTTGGGAAAAATACCCATTACTATCAATAAAGGTCGTTAATTTAGTTTCTTCTTTAACTTTTATAAATAACTCCCTGATAAACTTCCATTGTAAAGTACATTCACCACCGGAAATAGTTATTCCTTGGATAAATGGTTCTACCCCTTTAATCTCTGACATTACCTCCGAAGTAGCCATTTTCCTAGCCTTTGGTGTAGAAAAATGGGGACAGTGGCTGATACACATATCACAGTCCCCACACTTTTCTTTAGAATAGTTAACTTTAGAATTTTGTATAGTTAATGCCCCACTGGGACAAACTTCAACACAACTACCACAGTTATTACAATAATTTATAGTCTCAGGATTATGGCAATAGCCACAATTAAAATTACAACCTTGTAGAAAAATCGCCATTCTATTTCCAGGGCCATCTACAAAGGAAAAGGGAATTATTTTTGTCACTAGCCCTTTATAATCCATACTTGTTCACTTTCCTATTTAATATCCTCTGGTTTTCTATAGCTTCTGCCCCTAAATTTGCAGATGAATCTTTATTCTTTACCCCTTTACGATAGTTTTCTAAATCAGTCCGTTTAATTAAATAACCGGTTACCCTTATCAAATCACTGTCGCCTACGTTTACAGTAAAAGTCCTTAACCCTTTATCCATACTTCCTTTGATTATATCAGCCAGAGCTTGGGGATTTTGCCTGATAGTTTTGTCAAAGATAAAAATATCACTGGTTCCCGATACGAAGTATTTGTGGAAGGGAATTACAGCATTAAGGTGTTGGAATAGTGGTGGCTCATCTCCAATGGGGATCCTTGTTCCCGCTGTTTCTTCAACATCTTCAGATATTCCTGATTGGGCGTGGAGAACAACTCTATCACCACTACCTTTGCAATATAATCCAGGGTGTTCCTTTAGATATTTATCTAATGCATGGATTATTTCTAGGCCTAACCTATTGGCATTTTGGTCTAGGCCGTACTTTCCTTCTGAAAAATAATTAACAGCTTCTGCTAAAGCGAATACTCCTACCATTGAAGTAAAATTATCTAAACTTATAAAACCTTCTTCCGCTAAAAAGTCTGTTTCGAAGTATTTTACTTCTTCTACTAAAAATCTCGCCCTAGCGTTAACCATTTCTACAGCGGATTTGGCTATATCCTTTAATTTACTATTGAGAAAATCTTCTAAATCCTTAGCTTCCCTAGCTAACTTTAATAAGTTAATTCTAACTAAAGTATGACTTCCGCCACCAATTTTTAAATTGTTATAACAACTTACTATTCCGTAATTTCCCACTTGTTCACTAATCAATTGATGGTTGTGAAAATGGGGTTTCCCTGTAATTAAAGCAGTATTAACTGCTTCTAACAAAAATTCCTCAGATGTCCTTTCTTTACAATATTTGAAGGAAAGGTTGGGAACACTTTGTTTTAATTCCCTTTCTGCTTTTAAAATCAACTTTCCTATTAGTGTTTCTTCTGGACCAATGTTCATATGGGCAAAACCGTCGGCAATAATTCTATCAATGCTGATTAAAAACCATTTAATCATTTTGTAAATATAATCTTCATCTAACCCTTTAGTAAAGGGTTCTAATAATTGGTCTATATTACCTAAATATACCGGTTGACCAGTAATAGAAGGTACATTGGTGTACATTATAATTAGGGATTGGATAGCTTCAAATAAATCTGTTGGTGGTTTGAGGTTTAAAAAAGTAGAGCCTTTACTAAACAGCAAATTATAATCTGGCAAAATATATCTAGGGCGGTAAGGGGCATTTCCTTCGTATAGGTCACAGAGAACCTTTTTCTGATAATATTCCCATGTCTCACTACTTAAATTTGGATAATCTAAAATATTTTCTCCTTGAACTGCTAATAGATGTTTTTTTTGCCGATAAGTTAATGATCTATTTGTTATAATATCGTATACTTGTCCTTTTCTATCCATTATTAACAACTCCTTAATTTTGGATTAAATTTATTATAACATATATATAGTAAATTCTCCTACTATACTGAAACCAAATTTTTTGTATAAGTTATATGCCCTAGTATTTTCCTCTGTCACAGCTAAGTTTAAGTACTTATAATTTTCCTTCCGTAAACTATTGCTCAAGTAGTATAACAGATTTTTTCCATAACCTTTTCCTTGAAACCGAGGATGGATACCAAAATCCATTAAAAAGGCTGTATGACAGTCCTTTGCCGTTACCAAGGCATATCCAATAACTTCCCCCTGTTCCACTAAGATTAGTGAATTATTTGCTAAAAACCTGCCATAAAATCCTGTAAAAATCCTTTTTAGTACTCCCTCTTGTCCTTTTAGAGTAAAAAATTCCGAGTAAATTTGGGAATCAATAGTGTCTTTAAAAACTAAAATCATCAAGGACTTTAACTTATCTAAATATTTAACATCAAAGGGATATACTTCTAAATTTAAAGTAGGGTTAAAGTCCCTTAATTTTATACTCATCTCATTTCTGAGATATTTTTTAAAGCCACAGCCTGTTAGACTAACTTCTAAAGGAAGGGTTGATAAAGGGTTAATATGGGCAACAAAATGGTTGATCCCTTCTTCCTGCAATTTTAGCAAAGTATGTTTAACAAAATATTGAACAACTTCCTTCTTTCTATACCTTTTAGTTACATATAATACATAAAAACAAACCTTATTTTCTGCTACCTTTTCGTATTCAAAATAACCTACTATCTCATCTCCATTTTTCAATAAGTAGGCCGGGATTTCTCCAAACTGGATTATATCCAGTTTGTTTTGAATATACTTTCCTACCCCTTTACCAAATTCCCTTTGATAATTTTTAATCATATCTTGAAATAAAATATTAACATCTAAACCCTTAGTTAATTTAACTACTTCCATAACCTCACTCCTATAGCCTTTGCCTCATAATTATAGTATAATCATTTTAGTAAGAAAATTCTAGAAGATTGGAAGTGAAATCATGGGGAAAAAGGGAGTAGCCTTATTTTTAAAAAATCGAGATTAACAAAACAGACCGTATTACACGGTCTGTTCTTTATATTGCAACTGATACAGGTCGTAATATAGCCCACCTTTTTCTAATAGCTCCTGATGTGTACCCATTTCCCTTACCTTTCCTTTATGCATAACTATTATCTTATCGGCATTTTGAATAGTAGACAATCTATGGGCTACCACAATAGTTGTCCTACCTTCAATTAACTTGGTTAAAGCTTTCTGAATAAGCTCTTCTGTCTCTGTATCGATATTAGCGGTAGCTTCATCTAATACCAATATGGCAGGGTCAAAGGCTAAAGCCCTAGCAAATGCCAATAATTGTCTTTGTCCTGCGGAAAAGGTTGAACCCCTCTCTTGTACCTCTTCTTCATATTTATTAGGTAATTTTTCTATAAAATGATGGGCATTGATGGTTCGGGCAATTCTTTTAATATCTTCATCGGTTATATTTTCGTTATTTAAACGGATATTTTCTTTAACATTCCCGCTAAATAAAAATACATCTTGTAACACAACTCCGATATGTTTTCTTAATTCTTGTTGATCCACATCTTTAATATTTACCCCATCGATAAGAATTTCCCCTTTTTGAATATCGTAAAAACGGCTTATTAAACTGATAATAGAAGTTTTACCCGCCCCCGTTGCCCCTACAAAGGCCACAGTTTCTCCAGGATTTATAGTAAAACTAACATCCCTAAGAACCCATTCCCCTTCATTATAGGCAAACCAAACATTTTTAAACTCGATTTTTCCTTCTACTTTTGTTAAAGGCACTGGATTGGGAGGATTTTTAATATCCTCTTCTTTATCTAAAAGCTGGAAAATCCTTTCCGAAGAAGCCATGGAAGCTTGTAAAATATTATATTTTTCCGTAAGGTCATTTATAGGTTGAAAGAACATTTGAACATAACTTACAAAGGCATATAAAACACCAAATTCTAATGTTCCTCTAAGTACTGAACCACCACCGAACCAAATTAAAATAGTTAAAGCTAAATAATAAAGGAGATCAATAAAAGGGCGATATACTGCAAAGACTTTGATTTCCTTTAATGAAGCATCTAAATATCCTTTGTTAATTTCATCGAATTGGTTAAACTTTTTTTGTTGCTGATTAAAAATTTGAACAATTTTCATTCCTGAAATATTTTCAGCGATATTAGCATTTATTCTGGCTAACCTAGTCCTAACTTCCCGATAAGCTTCCCTAGCTTTAATTCTGAAAAACAGAGAAGCCAAGAGAACGAAGGGTAAAATAGAAAATACTGTTAGGGCTAACCTCAAATTAAGCCTTAGCATTATAATCATTATACCTAATAAAATAAAGATATCTTTAAATAAATTTACTAAAACACCTGTAAACATTTCATTTAATGTCTCAGTATCGTTAGTAACCCTGGTAACTAATCGACCTACCGGGTTTTTATCAAAAAAACTTAAAGACATTTTCTGTAAGTGAGTAAAAATTTCTTCCCTCAAGTTATAGATAATCTTTTGACCTGTTTTATGGAGGAGATAAACTTGGATATAATTTAATCCAAAACCTAAAAAGACAATTAACACAAAAATAAATCCTAGTTTAGTTAATCCATCTATATCTAATTGCCTAAAGGCTAAATATTCAGACCTAGAAAGGGGGATAGATTCTCCAGAAAAGTTAACGGGAACTAGATAGTATCCTTCTTCAGAACTTTCGATAATATAGCGGGGATAGTCCCTATAACTTTCCGGTAAATATTTTTCTTTTATAAAATACTTCCCTTTAAATTGGATCCCAGGATATCTGTCTGCTTCTTCAAAGCCCTTTTCCACAACGACATAGGGATTTGTAAAAATATAGTCATCTATTGCTATCTTTACGAGATATGGCCTAGCTAAATCTATAACAGTTATAATCATCAATAGCAAAATAGATATTGCAAATGTTTTCCAATAAGGTTTTGCATATTTTAACAACCTTTTCATCAAACGGGAATCATAGGCTTTACCTATAACCTCTTCTTCATGTACCATTTTCCCACCACCTTATGCCATATTAACCTTTTCTTCTAATAATTGTTTAATGTGAAGCTGGTAATAGAGGCCACCTTGTGCTACTAACTCTTCATGGGTACCCCTTTCCACTATTTCTCCATCATCCATTACTATAATTTCATCTGCTTCTTTTACTGTAGAAACCCTATGGGAAATAATAATACTGGTTCTACTAGCCATTATTTTCTTAAGGCCTTTGAGTATTTCCTCTTCTGTATGGGTATCTACCGCCGATAAACTATCATCTAAAATTAAAATAGCCGGTTCTTTAATTATTGCCCTGGCAATAGAAACCCTCTGCTTTTGACCCCCAGATAAAGTAACTCCCCTTTCTCCTAATATTGTTCCGAATTTGTCAGGAAAATCCATAATGTTATCATAAACTTGGGCTATTTTTGCCACTTCTTCCACCTGTTCAAAGGTGTAGTCTTTTAAACCAAAGGCTATATTTTCTTCAATAGTTGTTGAAAATAAGAAGTTATCTTGGGGAACGTAGCCAATATTTTCCCTTAAACTCCGGAGCTTAATTTTATTTATATCTACACCATCTATAAACAAAGTTCCTTTAGGGGGATTTGCCATTCTCAACAGCAGATTTACTAATGTTGTTTTTCCACTACCAGTTCTACCTATAATAGCTAAAGTTTTACCTTTTTCTATTTTTAAGTTAATGTTCTTCAAGACAGGAATTCCTTTAACATATTCAAAGGTTAGGTTTTTAAATTCTATTTCCCCTTGAATATCCAACTCTACAGCATCTTTGGCATCGGTTATATCTGGTTTTTCCGATAAGATTTCATTTACCCTATCTAAAGAGGCAGTTCCCCGCTGAATAACATTGATAACCCAACCGATAGCCATCATTGGCCAAATCATTAATCCTAAATAACTATTAAAAGCAACAAAATCACCAATAGATATCCTGCCACTAATAACAGCCCTACCTCCAAAAAAGAGGATAAGGACCATACTTAATGTGGCAATTACTTGAATTAGTGGGAACAATGCTCCCCAAATAACAATAAGTCGCATATTCATATTAACATGGTG comes from the Anaerobranca gottschalkii DSM 13577 genome and includes:
- a CDS encoding YjjW family glycine radical enzyme activase, whose product is MDYKGLVTKIIPFSFVDGPGNRMAIFLQGCNFNCGYCHNPETINYCNNCGSCVEVCPSGALTIQNSKVNYSKEKCGDCDMCISHCPHFSTPKARKMATSEVMSEIKGVEPFIQGITISGGECTLQWKFIRELFIKVKEETKLTTFIDSNGYFSQEALFGLLPVTDGFMLDLKGASSAIHQQITGKDNKRVLENIKTVYEKGKLYQLRYVVVPTVNDGEEIEVLAQRIKEIAKDLPLVLIPFRKYGVKGKYKDLSGATIKLLEDIKELLLKRGLTNIDIRSE
- a CDS encoding ABC transporter ATP-binding protein; this translates as MYRLRFIKPFLKAYKWHYLFGLFWLLLVNIMQLIIPRILGSVSDGLAEGILDSSGLLRYVGIILAFALVIVISRFMWRIYIIGTSRRLEYFLRNRLVEHLQKLSPEYFNHHKTGDLMAHATNDINAIRMAFGPGIIMITDALVISIITIFLMINQVGWQLTLIALIPLPFLATGAGFFGKVIHKRFKNVQEAFSNLTDKVQENLSGIRVVKAFVQEQAEIKKFNEASQHHVNMNMRLIVIWGALFPLIQVIATLSMVLILFFGGRAVISGRISIGDFVAFNSYLGLMIWPMMAIGWVINVIQRGTASLDRVNEILSEKPDITDAKDAVELDIQGEIEFKNLTFEYVKGIPVLKNINLKIEKGKTLAIIGRTGSGKTTLVNLLLRMANPPKGTLFIDGVDINKIKLRSLRENIGYVPQDNFLFSTTIEENIAFGLKDYTFEQVEEVAKIAQVYDNIMDFPDKFGTILGERGVTLSGGQKQRVSIARAIIKEPAILILDDSLSAVDTHTEEEILKGLKKIMASRTSIIISHRVSTVKEADEIIVMDDGEIVERGTHEELVAQGGLYYQLHIKQLLEEKVNMA
- a CDS encoding ABC transporter ATP-binding protein, whose product is MVHEEEVIGKAYDSRLMKRLLKYAKPYWKTFAISILLLMIITVIDLARPYLVKIAIDDYIFTNPYVVVEKGFEEADRYPGIQFKGKYFIKEKYLPESYRDYPRYIIESSEEGYYLVPVNFSGESIPLSRSEYLAFRQLDIDGLTKLGFIFVLIVFLGFGLNYIQVYLLHKTGQKIIYNLREEIFTHLQKMSLSFFDKNPVGRLVTRVTNDTETLNEMFTGVLVNLFKDIFILLGIMIIMLRLNLRLALTVFSILPFVLLASLFFRIKAREAYREVRTRLARINANIAENISGMKIVQIFNQQQKKFNQFDEINKGYLDASLKEIKVFAVYRPFIDLLYYLALTILIWFGGGSVLRGTLEFGVLYAFVSYVQMFFQPINDLTEKYNILQASMASSERIFQLLDKEEDIKNPPNPVPLTKVEGKIEFKNVWFAYNEGEWVLRDVSFTINPGETVAFVGATGAGKTSIISLISRFYDIQKGEILIDGVNIKDVDQQELRKHIGVVLQDVFLFSGNVKENIRLNNENITDEDIKRIARTINAHHFIEKLPNKYEEEVQERGSTFSAGQRQLLAFARALAFDPAILVLDEATANIDTETEELIQKALTKLIEGRTTIVVAHRLSTIQNADKIIVMHKGKVREMGTHQELLEKGGLYYDLYQLQYKEQTV
- a CDS encoding GNAT family N-acetyltransferase, which gives rise to MEVVKLTKGLDVNILFQDMIKNYQREFGKGVGKYIQNKLDIIQFGEIPAYLLKNGDEIVGYFEYEKVAENKVCFYVLYVTKRYRKKEVVQYFVKHTLLKLQEEGINHFVAHINPLSTLPLEVSLTGCGFKKYLRNEMSIKLRDFNPTLNLEVYPFDVKYLDKLKSLMILVFKDTIDSQIYSEFFTLKGQEGVLKRIFTGFYGRFLANNSLILVEQGEVIGYALVTAKDCHTAFLMDFGIHPRFQGKGYGKNLLYYLSNSLRKENYKYLNLAVTEENTRAYNLYKKFGFSIVGEFTIYML
- a CDS encoding YjjI family glycine radical enzyme; this translates as MDRKGQVYDIITNRSLTYRQKKHLLAVQGENILDYPNLSSETWEYYQKKVLCDLYEGNAPYRPRYILPDYNLLFSKGSTFLNLKPPTDLFEAIQSLIIMYTNVPSITGQPVYLGNIDQLLEPFTKGLDEDYIYKMIKWFLISIDRIIADGFAHMNIGPEETLIGKLILKAERELKQSVPNLSFKYCKERTSEEFLLEAVNTALITGKPHFHNHQLISEQVGNYGIVSCYNNLKIGGGSHTLVRINLLKLAREAKDLEDFLNSKLKDIAKSAVEMVNARARFLVEEVKYFETDFLAEEGFISLDNFTSMVGVFALAEAVNYFSEGKYGLDQNANRLGLEIIHALDKYLKEHPGLYCKGSGDRVVLHAQSGISEDVEETAGTRIPIGDEPPLFQHLNAVIPFHKYFVSGTSDIFIFDKTIRQNPQALADIIKGSMDKGLRTFTVNVGDSDLIRVTGYLIKRTDLENYRKGVKNKDSSANLGAEAIENQRILNRKVNKYGL
- a CDS encoding aldo/keto reductase, with the protein product MLTKLGRTDLSIYPLGFGGIPIQRVSFEKAKTVILRAKELGINFIDTAQGYSDSEEKIGFAINEDKNYWVLASKSPARDGKEMEKAITNCLKNFRRDYIDLYQLHLISNLDELQLVLGKNGAMETLLKFKEKGYIRYIGITGHKPQVLKEALDIFPFDTVQGPYNPLETQSEELFKYARAKGVGTIVMKPFAGGALTSPSGCIKYILSKVFVDVVIPGMESVEQVEENFRASLDLKMTEEEKQGILRDIEELKNNFCRRCDYCQPCPQGIKISTVFILHGYLSRYGLKDWATARYQSLPVLANRCSQCGICENRCPYELPIREMLQKSHSDFQR
- a CDS encoding xanthine phosphoribosyltransferase is translated as MEFLQQQIQKYGKIVSKDIVKVDSFLNHQLQPKIIEKIADEFIGEFSKYNPTKILTIEASGIAIAMVMGIKTGLPVVFAKKKKPVTLSGECYSSNIYSYTKKETNSIVVSKEFIQKGDRVIIVDDFLAMGSAVLGLIDIVEQGEGEVVGIGIAVEKGFQKGGELLREKGYNLKSLAIIEKIEGDKIFFRN